The region GCTTGACGGTGAGTGTGCTGCCGGCGTCCCCTCTGGATGGGAAAATCCCAGCCCcctttaaaacattattttgctgCTAATGGTTTGGCAGCACcgggagagagaaaaaccagAAGGTGCCTTTGCTGGTCgtgggaggagaggcaggagccGACCTGCTGGCAGAGACATCTGCCTGcaggtgttttgtttcttccctctgccctaAGCAGCAGCACGTGCGTGTCCAGCTGAGCCCTTGGCACGTGTCcgggaaagggaaaggcagggaaaggaggtgaGTGTTTCATAAAGCGGAGCCAACGAGCAGAGCAGGACTGGAGGCAAGCCAAGAAAAACCTCTTACCACCTCCAGAGGTGTGCGAAGGAGCTGCTCATCCCAAGCCCCAAAGCCACCTGAGGTGCTGGTGGAGAAGACGCTGAGGGCAAACCGGCAAGGCAAGCGgtgagaggagcagcagagggtTTGCCGGGagctcctgcagcccttggCGGTGAAGCTGCATGCCAGCAGCCACGGTGCATCGCTGCCAGTGGCCTGGGAGCTGGCAAGTGCCGATGGCAGCTCTAGAAACTGCTGTGGGGCTTGGTTAGGGGATGGGGCAGGGCTCGGCAGGTCGCGCTGACCTGTGGTGTTGGGCACAGGCGAGTGTGACATATGGGGACGAGCGTCCGTGGCTGTTGTAGGGGGAGAAACCCTCCCTTGCCAATCTGCTGAAGCTCTTTGAAAGAGTCACTGAATATGTAGGTAAGACTGAGCCAGTCGATTTATAATAGACTCAGGCTTTCAGAGAGCTCTCAGGCTCCTGacagggaaaatacaaaatagtttACAACTAAAATAAGTCCGCGGTCTAGTGCCGTGGACTGGAGGGCTGGCGGAGCCGGGCTTCTTCCCCACATAGCCCTGGGTGGCCTCAGAGGAAGGGTGGCTtgtgctggggtttggggtCCGGCCGAGCTCTTCTCGCCCCAGCGGGCACCAGGGATGTGGTAGTGTTGGCACCGGGGGGGGTCCGGCAGCGTTGCCCCACTGGGCTCGCAGGGTGGGTGTCAGAGACCTCAAGCCCTGTAGATTCAGGCTGCCTTGAAGATGCCCGTGAATCCTCActattaaaatttcattattcTTACAACAATGCCACGTAATTCATGAGGGAACATGGCGATTAACAAATAGTACACCAACAAGCACTGCGTAAACAAGTACATATTTCATTGTATTAAAACTCTGGCGTTTCAACGCATTCATGGGGCTTTGCATCGACACGCTCAGATCTGGGTTCTTGCAGCTCGGGATGTTGATTTACCGTGCTACGACCCCCGGCAGCCTGGTCCGGGGACCAGCTCCCATTTCGTCACGGCTTTGTACCCGGAGGTCCCGCCGAGGGTGCCGCGAGGGTGAAACAATTCCGGCCGTGGGCTGGTAACGAGGATTTCAGGAGCCGCCTGCTTTGTGTGCTGATCTCCGCTTATACCGAGATGTTTGAGGGAAAGGCTGCCCCTGAAGCTAAAATCTGCAGCAGCGATGCTGGCAGCCCTGTGCTGTCACGTTCTTCCTCCTAATTTGGGGGGAATTCCTCTGCCTGGAGGCTCAAGCGATGGCTGCAGTCAGAGCCCCACTCCAGCAGTACTGTGACAAGGAGCGTATTTATTTCAAGTGGTCCGTTTGATAACATAAATAACAGACCGACTTGACTTGGTAAGACAGACTAAATGTATTCTTTCTCATAATGGCCGATTCATTCCCTGTGCCGATGTCCTGACAAGCTCTCGGCTAATAATACTCTGCTTGGGAAAAGCCTGGGAGGTCTGAGAGGGTTTTACGGATgtaaaaaaaggttaaaaaaatgaaaaaagagtgTTGTCAGCAGAGAAAACTGGAGAGGGGACTGGCTCCGAGTCAGCCCTGGTTGCGGTCTGGCGGCAAGAGCGAATGCTCCCACCTTCTTGCTGGCTTTTCCGAACAAAAGGTACCGCTTGGTACCTTCGGAGGACGGGGGTTTCGGAGAGCTGGGTGATGGCTGCACAAACCATTTCATCGTGGTATTCTTGATGTCCTCCATGTAAACCAGCAGTGTGTGACTCACCTGTGCACAGCGTTctgtttccttcatttttttctttgtaattccAGCATTTATCCCCGTTTTGTTGTTGCCTGTGCCCTCTTACttgcctccagccctgcaccACGCACGACTTTGCAGGAAGACATGAGCCCGCGGTGACCCGTGTGTGGTATTTCGGGAGTCGGTGCTGTAGGAGCTATTTTTTATTGTAGCCATATGGTGGATGCCTGTCTTTCACACCGCTTGTGCTATAGCGAGGAGCCGCGGTGGTTTTGCAGCTCCGGGGCTGCGGGGTGGGTGGTTTTGTCTCCATcgctgctgctttcctgcctctCATGATAGCCCCTTTCTGTTGCGGTGCCTGCGCAGGTTTCCCTCGGACGCTGGGGCAAGCCGAGGCGCTGGACAGGATCTGCGAGCTGGACCTGGTGATCAGCTTGAACATACCTTTCGAGACGCTGAAGGATCGCCTGAGCGCCCGCTGGATCCACCCGGCCAGTGGGAGAGTGTACAACATGGACTTCAACCCCCCCCACGTCCAGGTGAGAGCCCGTAGCATCGCGGTGGTGGCGGCTGGGAGCAATTCACGGAAGGAAAAGATCGGAGAAGCCTTCCTCTGCATGAGCGGAGATCGTAAAAAAGCATTGGGGACGAAATCCCAGGTAGTAAGCACTGAGCACCGGAGGGCTTTGCCCTCAGGAGCCAGCCTGAAGGAATTGCGCTAAATGTTAATTAGGAAAATGGGATTTATGTTAAATGCCATCCGAGGATGCTCGATCGATGCGGAGCAGGACGCGGCATTTGGCAGCGGTTGCGCGGCAGGGAGCTGCAGCGTGGGCGATGGGGCCGGCGGCTGCATCCCCTTGATGGCGTTTGCCTTCCTGCAGGGCGTCGATGACCTGACAGGCGAGCCGCTGGTCCAGCGCGAGGACGACAAACCCGAGGCCGTCGCTGCCAGgctcagaaaatacaaagacGCTGCAAAGCCCGTAATAGAGTTGTACAAGTGAGTTGGAGCATGCGAATAAATCACGGCGTGCCCGTAAAAACAGGCACAAGTGCTCTTTCCACCAGCCAGACCCATGCCCCCATCCCGACAACCCGAGGAGCCCCGGCACGGCCCCCGACAGATTTTGGGGGGCAGATCACTGCGCTCAGCAGCGCAAAGCCCAGCCCTTCGTTGCAGCCAAGCCCTGGCCCTCTTTGGAGGGAGGAGGCTGATGTAAAGAAATTCACAGCTCCTGTTTGTCTTGCTGGGCTCCACAAAAGGCTTTGCCGGTGCAAAGGGATTTTTTGGCTGCGGCAGAAGGCGCTTGCAAATCCCTTTTGCCCCCCCCAGCTCCGCTGCGCAGGGTGGGAAGcctgtttgctttgcagaggTGGTGCCCATCAGCGCTACGAAACCCAAACAGTTAAGAGGTTTAGCTTCCTTTTGGGTGAGCGTCCTCCAGCACAAGAGACAGGGGAAGCTCTGAGATGCCTCGGACCCTGCCCTGCCCAAGCAGAGCCGTGGCTGAGCGAGCCGAGGGTCTGCGGGCGGGTGGGGACGGTGACGTTGCAGAGAGCACCCACGAGCTGCTTTCTACCCTGCTTCAAACCAACCCATTCGCCCTGTGCTGGGCAGATCTGGGGCGGTACGTGCTGTACAGTCACCCTGCAAAAAATCAGTCCTCCAGGGCCCCGAGGCGTTCAGGTAAAGTACAGAACGATTGGGaagagggcaggagaagggcgAGACCCCGGGGCTGGCTCGGGTGGGTCTGCTGTGAGCACAGACGTGTTTCGGGGCTTGGCGTTTCTGCACTGCTGGTAGTTTGGGGCAGTTGTCCCCTGGCCGAGTTGGGAATAGATGGATAGATGGATTGCCATAGGGCGGGAATCCACTGCTGAAAgggagcttttttttaaaagcagaagtggTCCATGGGTGCCAACAGCACTCttgcaggggaggggggagaattGGGGCCCTGAATTTCCCACTCGCTTAAGCACCTGAATAAATCCCGCTGATTTATGTCTATAAAGCACTTCAGAGAGTGGTTTTTAGGGGGAGGAGGGTGAGCTGTCGTCCTGGGTAATGTGATTATTTGTGGTTATCTGGGTTTGGCTCAACCACGTGCGAGTGTAGCTGGGCTCCTCCCAGCGAACACTGCGGACAGGAGCAGCCACTGCTCGTCCCTTTTATCCCCCTCCTCTCACCCAAAAAGCCATCGGTGAGCTTCCAGCCTGGCCGGGCTGTCCCCTGCCGATGGCCAACCTGACTGCGAATACCCCTGTCCTCGGGAAGGGCTGGTGCTGACTTCTCCTTCCATCTCTCTTCCAGGAGCAGGGGCATCCTTCACTCCTTCTCGGGGACAGAGACCAACAAGATCTGGCCGTACGTGTACACCTTGCTTTCCAGCAAGATCCCACCCGTTCTCTCGGACGAGGAGAACTAAACAGCTTGTGCCAAGGACCCAGAGTTAATTCAATCACGGATTTGGTTTCTCTGCGcggtgctggggctgtgctCAGATTAGGCGATCATGTGGTATCTAAAGTTCCTTCCCCGGGCGTACTGGGCGGTGACATCGGTGGATACACGGTTATAGCCAGTATCAGGATGAAAAGATCTTTGCTTATAAGGTCAAGACTGCTAgaataagggtttttttttttctcttttgaggCTATAAAGTATTCCTGCCTGTGGTCCAAGTACACACACAGATCAGTGATGCAAACCTGGGTAACGATCATACCAGGTTGACACAGCTTGCCATGATGTCCTTGCCACCCCCATACAAACCCCAGTCTCTGAGCCGACAGTGTGCCATCCCGTTGCTCCACAGTACCGTTTACTGCAGATTACTCTCTAggttgggggattttttttttctctaaattattttctattaaatttatttctcagagaaataaaactctaAAAAGCAAGACTTAGCCCAGTGGAAACTGGTGAGCAACATGGAAAATGCGTACACTACAAAGCTCAGAAATGTGAAGATGGCATTTCCAGCATTAATAGACataaaagagggaaaacatTGGAGGTAAAACCCACACTTGTGCTTCTTCCATAGAGAGACATGAATCCCCTGTTACAAAAAGCTGCTGTACAGTCTAGTTTTCATGAGATGCTGTGACACTGAGCAGGATCTCTGCTGGGGATGAGTTGCACTCCTTTGTGCTTACCTTGTGTATAGCTTTTAATACTACAAGATACAGTCATGTTATAAGGGTTTGTCCCAAAGATTTAATTTAACGTATGCTTCGGTTTTGGGGAGAAACCAAGTCATTCCATCTTCTGTGCTGCCTTTGTCCCTGAGGTCCCCTGGAGATAGGGTGTTCCCTAAGTGGTTCCCGCTGcggctgcagcatccctggcaGAAGCGGCTCCCTCCCCACGAACCCCCGGAGGGATGAGAGCCTTCCCTTCCTCGGGACGCGTGCAGGGGCTGCCGAGGGCTGTACCCAGGCGTTTCCCCGAGATTTACAGCATCATCTGAGCGTATCTCTCCTCTTCTCGCACGCAGGAGCTTTGCGGCCGGGTGGAGTGGCTTTTCTCAACTGGAAGTACTGTAATCCTCTTTGGTGGTAGGATGCAGTACCTGAGCAATGGGGACATTCTTTTTGTCTCCTCGAGTTGCCTTATTTTATAGActatatatttaagaaaaaagcaagatgtgtatttttaaaggtttaaaaaaaaaaaaaagcgctgAATTTTAGCATCCACTTTTGGGAACTCTGCACGAAGCTGCTTGCGTTCGCAGAGCGTGCTGCAGTCTGCCATGGGTGGCTCAGCAGGAGGGCAGAAAAGCTGTCACTCCCCGACGCCCGTTTGATTAATTCCAGCAGCCTGGGCAAGTTTCTGTTGCTGAAATgtcactgtttttatttctgcttggaGAGTGGCCctgtggcaggggagggggagctgACTGGCTTTTTTAGGGATGCACGGGCTCTGTGTGCGAAACTTCAGCACATCCCCGGGCGTCTTTTATCCCTGCTGAGCCACCCGCATCCTCATGCTATCAGAGGAGCCCCTGACGTTTGCTCTCTCCATCGGAGGCAGCTTTGCCCTGGCGCTCGCCTGGTAACGGAGCCAGAAGCCGTCGGGCATCTGCCGAGCGAGATCTCTGCCCACGTGCTGCCTGCTCGTCGCCTGCCTGCGGGTGAAAGCGatgaggcggcggcggcaggggaGGGCTCCGCATCCCGCTCTGGATGGGGATTTCCCAGGTGGGAGCAGAGGGACCATTGGGTTTCACTGCTGTCCCTGGGGGCCTTTCCGTCCCCCCGGAGCTCCCGGGTTGGGAGGATGCAAATCTTCCACCCTGCAATGAAATCCTATTTAAGAAAGATTTTAGATTTTTCCCATGACCCTCGGACGAAGGTCTGGGCcgtttttaaacaaaaatctagAAATAGGCAAAATGtgtgtgctgttttctttctaacagtgttgggcaggaggggaggagatgatggggggggggggttaggCTATAAAAGCAGCCTGGCTGCGGCAGACGGCTCTGCCGGGGCCAAGTGCCGGGCAGGggggctgctccctgctttCCCTTGCCTAGCTCTTGGGTCTCATCCTTCCCTGCTGGAAAATGCCTCCTGCAGAGAGGCTTGCCCCATGCAGCGCCCAGCGGCAGGACAGGGCTTGCAGCTGCCTTTGCCCCAGGAGAGCCGCCCGAGCGCTTGTTTTAAAGGCTTTGAGCCCTATAGTAGATGTAGAAATCCCACAACTGTGGATTCATCGAGCCCTCGGGATCGATTTTTCTACAAGAGTTGTCGTACGGTGCATTTTCATAGACCAAATACCAGCGGGGATGAGGTCCCGGAGCGACACGTGTCCCTCGCCTTTCCTCCCTGCCGTGCTCCCCTTTGGTACTTTACTGTGAATCTCACGCCTTTTCTAAAGCGCCAGCAATTTTGTACCGACCCAAGATACTGTGTGCTGGGAGGAGGGTCTCCTCGCGCGCCGGGCACCGCTGGCATGTCACGCCgagttttcttcctgaagtttCTTCCCGGTGAATCGCTGCAGCTGTGTTTGTTAGTGCTCAAAAgatgtaaataaatttttttctcctgcttatCCCTGTGCTGGCGGTGTCTGTGTGTGAGTTATACCTGATCTCCGCTGAAAGCCGGGCTCTGCACGAGCCCTTGCCCTGTGCCGGGGCTGCGGGACATGTCTGCAGGTAGCAGGTTATTTTTGACCTGGGGTTttgagaaggagggggaaaggagtCAGAGCATCCTCACTTGAACACAGGAGACAATCCCCCAATAAAGGGGGTCCCCAAGGTTTTGGGCTTGGGCACAATACTGCTGTTTGGGTCCTGTCTTACAGCCAACTCCTTTATTtgatttaattcaaaatatcaGTTAAAAAGCCAGTTCTGACAGTGCGGGTGGAGCCATTTGCTCCTGCCCTCCCATTCTTGTTGCACGTAAAGTGAGGgtttattttcctatttaacTCCCCCCAATAAAAGTAATGGAGAGCATTAGGCACAGCAAGGCTCTGGCTATTGCCTGTGCCCCGTGTAATCCGTCACTTGTATTTTGGTAGAGGGCATTAAAAGCCGTAAGCTGAAGTGCCTCTGCCCATCACTACTGGCCTGCAGATCCAATcgttttttgcttttttctttaattcccaAATAGCAGCTCGGGGCCCTCAGTCCCCTGTTTGGAGTAAGCAGAGACTCTGAAATGAttgggagaaataaaaaaaagggcGATAAGCAGCGAAACCACTGCCCGGGAGGTGAGAAAGCAGAGACACGGCTGAGGGTCGGCCTCGGCATCCGTGGGCGAAGGAGCTGAAGCCGGCGGGAGGGGTGCGGGTGATGCTGGGGTTCAGGGTCGTGGCAATCCAGAGGCAGAGAAGGGATGTATTCCCTCCGTGCAACTCCGTCTGAGGGTGCCAGGGCAGCTAAatacaaggaggaaaaagagctaCGTAAGCTAGAAAACGAACTCAGtctaaaaacaaaagtttggaGGTCAAAAAGCAGAGGAGTATGCGAGGAGTGCCAAAATCAAGCTGAGACCAAAGCCTCGGCTTTCCCCGAGTGCCGTCAGGGGAGCTGGGGTGGCACAAGCATCGGCGTCCTCGTCCCTACGACGTGACCCACAGCACGTGCCGGGGTGCCTCTGGCCGCCCCAAAGAGTGGGGGCTTCTCCCTGGCTGCGGGGGACACGCACCCAAACTGGCATGGCCAGGGACGTGAACAAACCTCCCCGGCACCTGCAAAGCAGTGTGTCCCCGCGCGCGGGGCTGCGAAgtatttctctgaatttcagaaCAACACTGACAGCATTAAAATTCCCACCTTTCTcttatatttgtatatattgtgCAATATCGATCCCTGCACGTAAGGTTTGTGGCATATTGTTCctcatttgctttctgcacTCCACGCTGCTTATTTACAGCCCAGTTATTTTAACTTGTCCTTTCGCGTATCTGCCCCCGGGGACCGGTGCCTTGAACTCCTCTGTTGTTTCCCCGTCAGTCATTAcactgctctgcttcccctgGGCATTGTGCGGAGAGGTTAAAGCTTCTGGGATGCTCCGATACGGTGGGGATGGGGGATACGCAAGGAAGATAACTGGAATTACCGATGACTGCTTGGAAGAAGTGGCACTGATAGCTCGTAACCCCATCGCATCCGTAGTTATGCTGCGATAAAGATTTGGGGGCAATTAATAGCATGTTTATAGCGTCAGCTCATGCTAGCCTTCCTGGGTACCCAGGGAAGCGCCTCAGGTGTGCCTCGACCAGCACGCCGCCCCgttcccagctctgcaaagctttgACACGCCGCGTCCCCGCTGAGTCCGTCCGAAGGATTTAACCTtctccaaaaagcaaaaaatcaaggagggggggggggggaaaaaaaagattgcttaGGTTTGCACTTAATGGATCAGAGCTGCAGACTCCAGATCCCACTCCATGCCACATTTTAGAAGATGTGATATGTCTGTCTCCATCCTCATCCTTTCCTGAGTCTCTGTAATCCCAAATATAACCCGGCAGGGCCCGGAGCGGCACGCAGTTCCCAGGCAGCAGCGCCCCAGCCCATGGCCATCACCCCGTGACCCGGGACTGCCGCCGAATGACGAGTCGAAAGCCGGCGTGCGGGAGCGCAGCCGGGCTCCCTGCCGCTCTGCCGCAGGAGCCGGGAGAGGAGGATGCACGCATCTGAAAAGCAAGGTAAGGAAAGCTTAGCCACGAGCGGGGTGCGATGGAAGAAGAGCGAGACGGTGCACGGTCACATAGGGGATGTTGTTTACGGCAAATTTGTGCTGAGTAATCATTGGGAAGGCACGCTCGGATCCTGCAGCTcgggaaaaagcaaaaaatcccGCTTTAAAGCCCTGTTATATAATAGGTTTGAGGGAAGGTATTGCACTGGAAACTGCTTCTCTCGGCAGGGTAGCAGATATTGCTGTCTGATGGCAAGTTAAGGTGCTGAAATTCGGCAGTGTATACCTGGGCATATAGCGTTTAATAACCTcgagctgcctcctgctctggaTACCTCAATAACTCCATGCAGAACACGAGTATCTCTTCTTGCACCCCAAAATAGGTGTCTGTGCATTTTAGGACTGCGAAAGCCATTTGGGCATATTACcttcaatgaagaaaaatgaagtgattttcaggcttaaaataataattgtagcTTGTATCGGAACATAGCTATACTTCCTCCAGGAAGGGTAATTGGGCATATATGTGAGTATATAAATGCTGCTATGAAATACTGATATCCAGGCTTTCGCAGCGCATCCACTGTGAAGCTGACCTTCAGCCCCCCCCATTTTATTTTGCCAAGACAAACACGGAGCTGCATTCCCTTTAAAAACCCTACTTCAggccagaaaagagaaaaaatgtataGCTAAATGCATGCATCATTGCCTTTGCTTCAGTCTTGCTGAG is a window of Gymnogyps californianus isolate 813 chromosome 8, ASM1813914v2, whole genome shotgun sequence DNA encoding:
- the AK4 gene encoding adenylate kinase 4, mitochondrial, coding for MASKVLRAVVLGPPGSGKGTVCERIARSFGLQHLSSGQFLRESLRGGGEVGVLAKQYLERGLLVPDHVITRVMMTELEKRREQHWLLDGFPRTLGQAEALDRICELDLVISLNIPFETLKDRLSARWIHPASGRVYNMDFNPPHVQGVDDLTGEPLVQREDDKPEAVAARLRKYKDAAKPVIELYKSRGILHSFSGTETNKIWPYVYTLLSSKIPPVLSDEEN